The Glycine soja cultivar W05 chromosome 19, ASM419377v2, whole genome shotgun sequence genomic sequence TAAGAAGAATTTGCATGAGATTGGCAAGAGCATTTGCACATGAATTAGCTTCTCTGTAAACATGTGTGAGTTTGATCTGGCAATCATGGTTCATCATCTGAAGAACAGCTTGAATCACAGTTCAGTCGGATGCATTTCCAAAACCCAAGGTTGAGATACTATGAACCACAGTTAAGGAATCCACTTGAAGCTTTACAAATTCGATCCCTGTCTTTCTAGCCATCTTGAGACTCTCATAGACTCCCCACAACTCAACATTGTAAGCTGATGTTACTCAAATCCACTTAGCGAAGCCAACTACCCAATGTGGGTTTTAGGCTAAGGGTTAACCCTACCTAGCCTTATTTTCAGTCCACATAGCATTGACCTTTTTCACTTAATAAAAGAACTAAATGGCCCAAATCAATTTAGCCCTAAAGTATATGTGGGTTAGGGTGTATTAATCCATGGATCAACTATGATTATGAACTAGAAAAACCACAAATCACTTTGTTGATTAGACTAAAAATATCGAATGATGTGTGTTGTATTTCCATGATAATTGTACAATGAATAAGTTTAGGGAAATTAGAATCAATCTATTTAGGGAAATATTCAAGAAACAAATCAACCTAAAAAATATGGATTTCATTTCACTAGTTATGTACTATATTTCAACATTCCCCTTCAAGCTAGATCGTATATGTCATGTGTGTTAAACTTGTCACATATAGATGTTATTGTAGGACCCCACAAAGATTTAGTAAAAATGCCAGCACTCTAATCTCTAAAGAAAATAGAGGAAGCTTTGATGATGCCCAAGAGGATCTTTTCTCTAAGGAAATGACAAtcaacttttatttgttttgttctcTAACgaaagtttgaatttgaagaGAGATACAAAGCTGATTGATTATCATACACGAGCtcctaaaataaatgtttttgccATAAATTTCAAGCCTAGTCATGGtgagataatttaattttcctaCTAGTCTTCAATATTTCTTGGATTAGGATAAGGCTCCCCCTACTTTGGCAAAAGTTTCACATTAGGATCGACAAGGGTATCCACCAGCTTGCAATCTATGAGGCTTATCTCCTCCAAAATGTCGAGAGCATGCTTCCTTTGAGAGATAGCAATTCCTAACCTTGACTGAGTTATCTCAATCCCAAGAAAACAATGCAAAGGACCTAACTCCTTAGTTTGCAAGTGCTGAAATAGATGTTGTTTAACAGCCTTAATGCCCTCCTAATCTTCACCTATAATCACGGTGTCATCAGCATAAATCACAAGATAAACATAATTATTTGATGGCAAGCGTTTGAATAAAACCAAAGTGGTTTGCTTCGTAATGGATAATTCCAAACTATTGTACCTTTGTTAAACCAACCAAACCAAGCTTGGGGTGATTGTTTTAGGCCATATAaagaattttgtaatttaataaatcCAGACATCCCCAAGTATCAAAACTTAGGAGTTATTTTGTACACATCTCTTACTTTAAGTCACTATGTGAGAAAGCAAACAAAGGTCAATGCTTCATGGCAACAATGGCTAAAAAAAGATGAATTGAAACCATATTTGCAGTTAGGGAGAAAGTATTACTTTATTCATGACTATAGACCCATGTGTATCTAGGGGTGCCAAAACTCGATGAGCTAACTTGATGAGCTAACTCGACTCACCACGAGTTCGGGTCGGgcccaaaaaattaaaagatacccAGTACTTAGAGAAAATGAACCTGACTCACTTAACCAATGAGTTAGGTGAGTTCGAGCCAAATTAGCCCACTTAACTAAtaacaaactaaaaataatgataaaaagaagGGTCTACAATTTCTAGAGGATAGAAGAGTCACCACTCATGAGAAAATGAGCAATGAAGGAGACAATAGACAAGATATATGAAGGGAGTTTTTGACCttacatataaaattaacatcTTCACATCCCAACCACTCATCTCATATAACAGTGTGCATTTTGTTAATTGGATACTCTCCAATTATTTGCAATGAGAGAGGATTTGGATTTGTTAAACTCAAAATATTTCTTAGTTgagaatgttatttttttgaaatattaatatctATTCAAGGAATTGATGTTTctcaataagtatttttttacatagacccaagatattttttcatctaaaccaaaaaaaaaaaaattccttgactagaaaagtttttttttcatatatcacCATATCACTTATAATATTGTCATCagttaaacatatttaagcctaataTTTAAATAGGCTagtaaaaatttgatattttcataatttaatatgAAGCACTACTGAGCCTTTGAGACAGGTGGCGATGAAGTGGCAACAACACTTCACTTCATCACAGTCACACCTTTGCTCTGTGAAGAGAGAACAACCTGGTATGTTAACGTTGTTgttgttctctctctctttcttgatTAGCATGACTCGTCGACCTTCAATCTATGTTAATGTTCCCACACTTTCACAATCTATGCtcttttcttcatcttcttctctaaTCACTCTTGATGATGATTCTCACTCCAAACCCACTTTAAGTCCCTTTTACAAATACCTTCCTCCTACCCAAAACTCCAACAACATTGTCAGCCTCATCTCTTTCATCCTCAAACGCAAAAGTTCCGACATTTCCCTTCTCCATAGTACTAATAATGGCATCAAAGTGATTCTCCCTCACTTGGGTCCCCATGAAATCTCAAGGGTCATGTAAATATGATCACTCTTCAGCTCTTAGCTTCTTCAATTGGGTCAAAAATGATTTGATTAAACTTACAAAgactaaagttaaaaaaataaatttatattgaccaaaaatgaaaaaagtgataacttacaagaataaaaaataaatttaatccaaacttctattaaaataagttacaaGATATTTTGTACAAAACCAGCTTGCTGGTGACTTTTCCAACACAAAAAGTTACGATAAAATGAGCCTTTGTTGCTCAATGCCAACGAAGTAGCACAAATCGTTATTTTGATTAATGAATTAGTAACGGGCAGCTTTCATTTATTTGTAAGGTAGAAGGTGAGATGGGGGTGGAAGGAGGAACTtgtgacaaataaaaaaaaaagagtaattaaatCACATGACACTATAACAAAATGGAACTTgtgtcaaataataataaaaaaggattaAATCATGTGACACAGTAACAAAATGTTCACGTGTAGCAAAGATGATAACTTAAAGTCGGTGTAGCAAACATGATAACTTAAAGTCGGTGCCACAATCGCTTCaggttttatattattaattattgtatttaagTTTGTGTTTGAATGTGATTATTtgattaaggaattaaaatataataaataaaaagaattcaatattttaaaatctaaaacatttttcttatgtAAATAATTAGGATAATATAacgaataataaatttaaggtataaaaaaatcaataccaTATGGACATTGATTATCAAAATCCAATAGGTATTAATTTGAAGGTATAAAAGATCTTTTGAAGCTTCACTATACCAGGCCAAATGTCTCATGAGAGTCTTTAactaataatcaatttttatgtAGGTTAAATAATCTATTTGGTCATCTATCTTATTTTTTcggttaaatttgattttttatctttttaaaagtttgttttgatcttttatgcattaaaaaaaattaaaatgatcctTTTACCTGTTTTGAACTAACaccattaatgattttaaaaaattgacaacTATAAACAACCAcaaaatgtaacttttttttcttcatctttcgtCTCTTCCTCCTTCCTCATTCTTCACCACACAAGACACCTCCAAGAAAGGTACCAATCCATCTTCGCCAAAACATGATAAAATGTCACTATGCTCCAACCCATGGTAAGCATGTACACTTAACTAATGTCTTCACAACTTTCCATCAaatctagagctttccacaaagcCTTTTTGAGATCATCCAACGATTCTTTCGTTGCCGGTAACTACGACACTTCAGTTGATTTTAGTGCCTAACAAGCTCCCTATCATCCTCATTTGTGTTGTCATGCGCTCAATTCCACCGATACACCCTCACGTTGTGTTTCACCGTTGTCACTGTGTTCAACCCCGCAATCGTGTTCTCCATTTTCAACCGTGCAACCTGCACGAGAATGAAtggttgaaaacaaaaaccccAATTTTTCTCAATTAAGGTTCAACCTAATTTCAGATCTAAAATTATTGCAATGGGCGAGCTTCAATTAGGAATCAATCTAATTTTGATCCCACCTCCCAAATTTCACATCCAAATCACCGCGACGAAGAAGGGGCTGCCAATTTTAATTTGTCTGTTGTTGAAGAACGGGAGAAGAAGCAAacgaagatgaagatgaagaaaaaaaagttatattttgtaGCGATTTTTAAccgtcaattttttaaattattaacaatGTTAGTTCAAAACAAACAGAAGGATCGTTTTAGtcattatttaaaacataaaggaccaaaatgaattttttaaaagataaaggatcaaattaaaccaaaaaaataagataaaagaacAAATATGTCAGTTGTCCTTTTATATATTACTCCGTCTCACTTTAAAGAGTAGTGAAGCAAATTAAGAGAATAGGTAGAAATGAAAACATTTAAAGGATAGTCATCTCAAACTAAGTGACTAACCGctccaattatatttttactgtAACTACAGACATAAAGGGAAATGGGTTTCTGAATATTTGTTATGTAACCGTTCAATGGCTTTTAAACAGAATTTTGAACCTCAAAACTTTTATCCTAGAAGTAAACTACCCAAGCTGAGAAACAACATGATGCACCATTCAACTAATACCGCCAAATACAGGGcagcaagaaagaaagaaatttacAAGTCTCGAGCATTTAAAAAGGAACATGGAATAATAAATTTTccgaaatagaaaaaaaaaaatgccccCTGAAAATTAGAGTTTGATAGATTTAATTTTACCTTGCTGTACAAATCTGACCATTAGTAGATCCTCAACAGGCATTGCCCTCGGCCTCCGGTGATTGTTTGGGAGAAGAAACTTGCCTTGTGGTACACTGGGGATCTTCACTTGGTTCCATTTCCGTAAGCTCCAAACCATTTCTAGTTTCTGAATTTTTATGCTCATCATCTGATACCACTGCTTCTTGGTTCACACAgttttctaaattttcttcAGAATGGTCATCTGAATCTAGGGGCTCCTTGGGAGCTGATAGAGAACGTTCTCTGCTAGCAGTAGCATTACTGGAAATAGAACTAGAACTAGTAGGTGTCAGCCACATGAACTTTAGATTGTGGTCATTCCAGCATTTGCCATTAATAAATGCTCTCTCAGCTGCCCAACGAGTGGTGAAAGTTATATGAGCCTCTTGTTGGCTACTATCATTGACTTGCACGTCTTCTAGCTCTACGGCAGAAAGTTCACCGTATGGTGAGAAGTGCTCCTTCAAAACAGCAACCTAAAAGACAGCAATTTAGTTGAGCAAAAATAGAATAAGACGAAAAAGACTGTCTCTCATTTAATAAATGGTACATTAACGAATTCAAGACATGACCATATAAATGCATAGAGTTGTACTAAATCAaccataaaaaatcattttatttttatctgatACAACACATCAAATGCATTAACGAATTCAAGACATGACCATATAAATGCATAGAGTCGTACTAAATCAaccataaaaaatcattttattttcatctgaTACAACACATCAAATGATCTCAtgtcatttttcttattaaaaaacaattctAAAGGAAGATATATTTCACTTGGGCTTCTAGGTTTAAAAAGATGAGACCAGCTAACAATGTAGATTCATGCAATGCAAAAGGTTCACAACTTATCTAGTTAATCTTTATTTTGTCCAAGAGAAAATTTACAAAAACCTATTATATTCACATCCCATGTTAGGACAAGTGACCATTGACCACCAACTTATAAATTTATTCACAAAGGCTTTGACTAGGGTATGCTGTGATTTCATTTGAAACAAGCTCAGTATCATTAAAATCTATGCTTCAGCTTGGGGTGGTGTTAAGAGTTAAGAGTTAACTTCTTTAGGTTATTGAGAATATACGGGAATATTACACAGATGTATTTTGTACTGAAGTTTTAACCTAGAGGTATATATACATAAGAAGACTATTATACAGTTTATCCCATTACAGTATAATTCTCTCGTACTCCTTTTACCCTCTTCACACTATTATGGTCGGAAACATCTCTACAATAAGGAGTAGAAAGAAAATTGGCATGAAATAATGTATAAGGGTACATATCACAGAGAGAAGACAGTTgccatatttttgtttaatttagaaatatGGAAAAGAAAGGAATAAACAGCAAATAACTttgattaaaatattagaaatttattcataaaaatgggTAGAAAATAATAGACGATTAAAGAATGTCAACTTTATTAGTTATTCTGTTCTCTTAGAAAAATTATGGTCTAATTCTGCCCCCCACCccaccccaaaaaaaaaaagtatatgttTCAGGGGTAGGAAAATATATTCCTGGGAATACAAGCTTAGGAAATAAAGATTCCCAAGTTtggttgaattttaaaaaaaaaattattcctgaGCATACCTTATATAAACCCATAATTGGAATTTAAAGTATGATTTCTTATGTGTGTCTGTATTTTACAGAGAAGACATTTGCCATAATTTCTAAACATTATATAAACCCATGAAGAtagaaaaaatacaaacaattaaAAGGAAGGGTGACaaacaaatcattttttttacccaAACAGTCACTACTATTTCTTCTGTGTTTCTATCAACAGATGGTATTGCTTTTTCACAAATATCCTAAAATGGGTCAGACTTTGGAGTTTGGAAAGATAACTAAGAACACAGAGTCACACACTACAACATTGACGGCACATGTTGTGCTGCAAGTTCAAAAAGTAAAAACCTTATCCAACAAATATATCGAAACCAATATTTACTACTCTCACATGTGAGTGCATGCCTGACTCCAACAGGGAATTTGTCTTAGACTCTTACAGTATTAAAAACAAGTGCATAAGCAAAGCATGCCATTGTAAAATCCTCCTATACCTTAACCACGGAGACAGAAAGACAGATAGAATACTTACATTTGCTAGACCAGATGGCAAAGGTGGAATGATACAAAATGCAGCAGGACGATTGTCCAATTTGTATCTATTTACAGGCATTAGTGGTTGAATTGGATGCTTCAAGCCTGTAGATTCTTGCAGTCTTGTTGCTGTACTTGCTTTAGGACTTCGGGATACAGGATTGACCAGCTGTTTATTCTTATCAGCTGCTGCCTCTGTGTGTGGAGATGCCATGCCAACATCAGCATCCGATGATTGAGGGGAAGCCAGTTTGGCAACATCAGATGGCACACACATTTTGAGCCTCTTGGCGGCTTGCTCAGTAGATACTTCACCCTTGAGTCCAGAAGCCTGTGAATAACCAAAGTCCATATGATGAGAAGGAAGTAATGACACCAATACAAGAAACAAGATGATAACAGAATGTAACAGGAGAATCAAGAATGACGAGTATGCCTAACTTCTACGCCTCTTTATTAACATAAGTAGAGGATAAACTacgaaaaatattttacaagttTCTACCAGATAAACTTTACTCAGACTTGAAAAGGGCAGCATAGGCCTTTTTGATACATAATGTTTGTTACCTGACACTAAAGTCTAAACCAATCACGCTACTTACTAAAGGTATAGTCTTTTAAAGCAAAAAGATCATAAACCTCTAAAACAATGTATAATCAACAACAAATTAAAGGAAAGGGCCTTTAGGTTTTACTTGTTTCTCAAATTTGTTCAACTGGCGCTTGAACTCATTGCGCTTTTGATCTAGCATTTCCTGCTTCTTGCGCAGTTCTTCCTTTAGATTCTCTAAGTTTACAAGCTTCTTCTGCAAAGGAGGTGGAACCTTGGGTCCATCTGTGATGACAGGCTTAGATTGATCAGTAGGCGATGATACTTCATACATAGTCTTTGAAGCATCAGCTTGATGGATGTCTTTACCCCTATCAGTGACAACAGGATGAGATGGAACAAAAGCAGGTGCTTGCCCACGGGGAGTTACAATCACACCATTCCCACTAGTAGTACTATCTTTGCGAATGCTATCACGATTAGCCCACCATAGCTTGATAAAACGATTACCCATTACAGCATCTGGTGCCTTCAAAGCAGCTTCAGCCTCTTCTCTCTTGGAGAATTGCACAAAAGCCCGTTCACTGTTCAATGGAATATAAATGTCAATAACTTCACCAAACTTCTTAAAATGAGCAAGAAGAGCCTCTCTCTTGTTATTTTTCTGAGGTATCCCATTTACAAATAGAGTACACAATGCCTTTTGTGATGACTTGCGTATATTACGCATACTATCAGTTTGTGCTTTCAAAGAGGCTTCCAAGGCTTTTGGGTCAGCATCATCGGCTATGCTTTGCTTTACTTGAAAGGAAGCATTGTGAGCACTGACTAATTCATCGTTATCTTCCTTCAATTGATTCTCTGGATAATTAAAGGAACTCATTGTAGAGttagttttttctttcatgtcaaatctgtTTTTTGAACTACCAATTCTGGCCCAGACAGATGAACTAGTACCCTGTGAACTGACAGAAGTTCTGGCAGTTCCAACTGGGCAATCACTATCGGGAGCATCATTAGATATGGGCTCGGATTCATCAATCTTGGATGACTGAAGAGTTAGGAGTGCATTTGAAGACTCCAGACCACAATCATTCCAAAGCGGTTGATCAGGATCATAAAGATCAGCTCCACTTGTGCAACCAGGACCGGTATATACACCATCCAATGGCAAACCATCATCATTGACTACAGACTTGGAAATTTTTCCAGGTAAACATTTGTTGTTCATCAAAGTGGTCGAAGCATTTACTGAATGTAAAGGTCCAGATCCAGCAGGAGCTCCGATTAGGTGTGCACTTGGAAGTGAAACAGGAAGGTTGAACTGTGAAAGACTCTGaattgtaaacaaaaaatagtgaGTATAACAATGAATCAAACCCTATACAAAAGAAAGTATGCATTACTGCATCTAATTCAAACCAACAGTGTATAATTATGATAATGTATAAAATCTGGGAAAGTACAAGTGTACAACGTAAGTTAATACAATGTATGCAatgcaataaattttaatattga encodes the following:
- the LOC114400120 gene encoding zinc finger CCCH domain-containing protein 41 gives rise to the protein MELKVSSPKPESVAPSDCASDPEEKEVSDDDDDDRNHKHRRREARSQSLERDVSDPVISRPFKKRNKNFGNRHPFRENESQAFETLKTYSDATTDKEFYFKFDRRRPGLASAPRAPLDMSQRLRANQSFTGDPGIGRGRGRESGFWNQRESRFGSMDVASQVVPQGSIPPSLYAGRGLLNVSNAQNASWNTFGLIPAVPNGGLDMLHPMGLQGTLRPPINSSLNVNIPRQRCRDFEERGFCLRGDMCPMEHGVNRIVIEDVQSLSQFNLPVSLPSAHLIGAPAGSGPLHSVNASTTLMNNKCLPGKISKSVVNDDGLPLDGVYTGPGCTSGADLYDPDQPLWNDCGLESSNALLTLQSSKIDESEPISNDAPDSDCPVGTARTSVSSQGTSSSVWARIGSSKNRFDMKEKTNSTMSSFNYPENQLKEDNDELVSAHNASFQVKQSIADDADPKALEASLKAQTDSMRNIRKSSQKALCTLFVNGIPQKNNKREALLAHFKKFGEVIDIYIPLNSERAFVQFSKREEAEAALKAPDAVMGNRFIKLWWANRDSIRKDSTTSGNGVIVTPRGQAPAFVPSHPVVTDRGKDIHQADASKTMYEVSSPTDQSKPVITDGPKVPPPLQKKLVNLENLKEELRKKQEMLDQKRNEFKRQLNKFEKQASGLKGEVSTEQAAKRLKMCVPSDVAKLASPQSSDADVGMASPHTEAAADKNKQLVNPVSRSPKASTATRLQESTGLKHPIQPLMPVNRYKLDNRPAAFCIIPPLPSGLANVAVLKEHFSPYGELSAVELEDVQVNDSSQQEAHITFTTRWAAERAFINGKCWNDHNLKFMWLTPTSSSSISSNATASRERSLSAPKEPLDSDDHSEENLENCVNQEAVVSDDEHKNSETRNGLELTEMEPSEDPQCTTRQVSSPKQSPEAEGNAC